TGAAGAGTTAAAACAAAAAAAGATTTCACATGCTTATATTTTTGCAGGACCAAAAGGAACAGGCAAAACTACTCTTGCAAGAATTTTCGCTAAAGGACTTAATTGTGTCAATGGCCCTACAGATACACCCTGTTTGAGGTGCGTTAATTGTCAATCTATAGCAAATGGCACTAGCCTTGATGTTATAGAAATTGATGCGGCATCTAACAGAGGAATTGATGAGATAAGAGATTTAAAAGAAAAAGTCCAATATGTTCCTGTTTCTTCTCGCTATAAAGTATACATTATTGACGAAGCACACATGCTTACAACGCAAGCTTTTAATGCTTTACTTAAAACCATAGAAGAGCCTCCTAAAAATGTTGTTTTTATTTTGGCAACAACTGAACCAGATAAAATTCCTCAAACAGTAACCTCAAGATGTGAAATTTTTTATTTTAAGCCAATTCCTGTAAACAAAATCGCAGAAAAAATTAAAGAGGTAGTTCAATTAGAAGGTGGAACCGTTAATGACCAAGCTGCTTCTCTTCTTGCAAGACTCTCATATGGATCTCTAAGAAATGCACTGAGTTTAGTAGAACAAGTTATTACCGTTTCAAAAGAGATAACAGAAGAAATAGTTAGAAACTTTTTAGATGTTCCTGATGACCAACTTGTTTTAGAGTTTTTAGAGGCAATATTAAAAGGTGATAGAAAAGCAGTTTTTGAAAAAATTAAAAAGAACGAAGAAAATGGTATAAATCCAAAATTTTTCCTTAACAGCTTGATTGATTTTATCGACGACTTGATTTCTTTGAAAATTGGAGACTATGAAAGCCTAAAAGAAAAGCGCGATGAAAACACCTTCTTAAAAATGAAAGAGGTGCTAAAAAGCACTAGTTTAAAGAAGTTAATTAACATCTCTAAAACAATTCTTGATACGTTTAACCAAATCAAATTCATACAAAACTCAAATTTCGTTATACTCATAAATATTCTTGATTTTATAGGTGAACTACCTCAAGATGATGAGTTAAAAAATGAACCAATTCAAACAAAAGGTATTAGTGAAGAAACTATTAATTTAGTTTCGCAAGATTTTGAAGAACCCAAAAAAGAGGTAGATATAAACCGATTTAAAGCCGTTTGGCAACTAATTGTTTCTGAAGTTAAAAAGAAAGAAGTTGCAATATCTGTGATTTTAACAAAACTCGAACCAGTTTCCTTTAAAGAAGGTGTTTTGGAGATTTTACTTGATAAGCCGTTTTATTTTGAACTACTGAATAAAAAAGAAAATAAAGATTTAGTTGAAGAAGCAATTAAAAAAGTTACTTTAGTAGATGTTAAGGTAGTTTACATAAAGCCTGAGGAAGAAAGAAAACTTACCAAAGAAGAAAGAATCAAAGAATTAGAAAATAAAAAAGAAATTAAAGAAATATTAGAGCTTTTTGAAGGCACTATAACAGATGTAAGGGAGGAAAAAAATGAGAAACCTAAATGATCTTTTAAGACAAGCACAAGATTTACAAAAAAAACTTGAAAAAATAAACGAAGAGTTGGAACAAATAGAAATTGAAGGTTCGGCTCAAAATATTGTTAAAGCAGTTGTAAACGGAAAGCTTGAAATTATCTCAATAACCTTTACCTCTGATATTAAGGAAATTGATAGTGAAACTCTTGCAGACCTTATAACTGTAGCCGTTAAAGATGCTCAAAATAAAGCAAAAGTTGTTGCGCAAGAAAAATTTGCAACTCTTGGTGCATTTTCTGGATTCTTACCGAACTTTCCAAATGGAATTAACTGAGAAACTAAAAAATTTAATTGAAGAAATTGGGAAACTTCCTTCAATTGGTCCTAAGACAGCCGAGAGGATTGCATTGTATATTATTTCTATTGATGAGAAACAAATTAAACAACTTATTGATACTATTGAAATTTCACGAAGCAATTTACATCTTTGCCCAGTGTGTTTTAATCTTACTGATAAAGATATATGCGAAATCTGTTCAAATCCTTCAAGAGATCATAGTACAGTTTGTGTGGTAGAAGAGATAACTGATTTACTTGCAATTGAAAAAACAAACGCCTTTAAAGGAGTGTATCACGTGTTACACGGAAGTTTGGACCCAGTAAATCACAAAAATCCTGAAGATCTTTATATAAAAGAATTATTTGAAAGGATAAGAAGTAGTGATTTGAAGGAAGTAATTCTTGCAACGAATCCGGACTTTGCTGGCGAAATTACAGCAACATTCCTTGCAAAGTCAATAAGAAATTTTAATCCCAAATTGAAGATTTCAAGAATTGCTGTTGGTTTACCAAAAGAGGCAGAAATTGGTTTAGCCGATAGTATTACTCTCTCAACAGCCATTAAAGAAAGAAAAGAATATAAACACGAAGGAGGTTAAAATGAGTGAAATCATTTCATTAAAGGCAAGAGAAATTTTAGATTCAAGAGGTAACCCAACACTAGAAACAGAAGTTTACCTTGAAAGTGGTGTTATGGGTGTAGCGCAAGTCCCGTCAGGAAAATCTACAGGGAAGTTTGAAGCTTTAGAACTAAGAGATGGCGATAAAACTAGATTTAACGGCAAGGGTGTTTTAAATGCAGCTAAAAATGTAAACGAAGTAATCGCAGAAGAAATTGTTGGACTTGATGCATTAGATCAGTACCTTATTGATACGACTATGATTGAGTTAGACGGAACTCCTAATAAATCGAGGTTAGGTGCAAACGCAATTTTGAGTGTATCGCTTGCTGTTGCAAGAGCACAAGCTAATGAACTTGGCATACCTCTTTTCCAATACATAGGAGGAATAAATGCACAAGTATTACCTGTTCCACAGTTTAATATCATAAATGGTGGTGAGCATGCAGATTCTGGCCTTGACATTCAAGAATTTTTAATTTTGCCAGTCGGTTTTTCTTCAGTCAAAGAAGCGATTAGGGCAGGGGCAGAAGTTTACAGAACTCTTGAGGCAATACTTAAAAAATTTGGTTTTTCAGTAAGCGTCGGTGATGAGGGTGGTTTTGCTCCTAAAGTTAAAAACACTGAAGAAGCCTTAGATTTAATTGTGAGCGCAATTACAAGTGCAGGCTATGTTGCAGGAAAAGATATTCTACTTGGTATAGATACAGCGTCCTCAACATTCTATAAGGACGGATACTACCACTTTGAAGGAAAAGAACTAAAAAGTAGTGAAATGGTTGATTTCTATGAAAATCTTATAAAAAAATTTCCTATTATTTCAATTGAAGATGGTTTAGCAGAAGAAGATTGGGACGGATGGATTGAACTTAATAAAAGATTAGGGAGTAAAATCCAACTCACTGGCGATGACCTCTACGTAACAAACAAAGAAAGACTTTTAAAAGGGATTGAACTAAAAGCCTCAAATTCAATACTTATTAAGCTCAACCAAATTGGCACTTTAACAGAGACTCTTGAAGTGATGAGATTAGCAAATTCAAACGGGTTTAATGCAACTGTCTCTCATAGATCTGGAGAAACTGTAGATACTTTCATCTCCCATTTGGCTGTTGCATTAAATGTAGGGCAGATTAAATCTGGAGCACCAACAAGAATAGAAAGAATCGAAAAATATAATGAGTTAATTAGAATTGAAGAATTACTTGGTAATGCCGCAAGATTTGCAGGCATCAAGCCCTTTGAAAAACTCCTTAAATTATAAAATCACGCTAATCCTATAATTGGGTGATTTCTCGAAGTTACATTAGAAAAGAGAAACCACCCACAAACTTTTTTTATTTATTAATATATGATCCTTCCAATAATATCAACTGCCAATGCCTCCACTACCCAGATTAAAGTTATTAAGATAAGTATTACTACACCCACCTTATAACTCTTTTTTTCTATGTTTTCAAATTTGTCTTTTTTAAAAACAACTATAGATAAAATTCCCATTATCCAGAATGGTGATGTCCAAAGAAGAGTAATTAAGCCATATAAAATATTCTGTAGAAAAGGTGGATTATTGAGAATTGCAGAATCAGTAAGAAAAATAGTTACTCCAAATCCGACAAGTGCCAAGATTAGAGACAATGTTTTTGCTGTCTTAGAAAACTTCTCAGATTTCGAAGGATAAATAAGATATGCTATTAATAGTAGGGAAATAACAATAGGGATAGTGAAAAGAAAAGCCCACTGTTCAAGGCCATACGCAATAAAACGCCCTTCATTTTCTGATGTCCAAGTAGAAGGTAGAGAAAGTTTAAACTGATAAAGACGAATGGAACTAACAGCAAAAGTCACAATAGCCAAAACTAAAAATATTACCGCTAATACTACTCCTACAATTTTTTTACCACCTCTATTATCCATTTTATACCTCCTTACTTTTTTGTAAAAACTTTAGTTTTAAAACCTTCATCCATGTAATTTAGCCACGATAAGGGCATTTCGTTTAAAACCACTATATAAATCGTTAGTTAACCAATGTGCAGGAAAGTCCTGACCCACTTTGCAAACCTACAAGCGCATAATTCTTAACAAATCGCTTTATAAATTTTTTTCCATATTTTGCACTTTGTGAAACTGTCGTATTTACCCCCTTAAATTATAATTCATTTTTTAGAAACTGGTTTTCTAGCAAATCCCGTAATTGAGTGACACCTCAAAGTTAGGAATAATACTTTATATTATAAATGCAGGAGACAAAGTAGAAAAAGAATTAAAGATGCAAAAAATCAATCCAAATTTTTGAAAGCAAAAGAACGAATTTCAAGAGCACGTATTTAAGAATTAAGGAATTTTACTCAAAGCTTTTAGGAATATATGTATAGAAGAGTTTTAACTAGACTCAAATGAATTATACAAAATAAAAAATTTGACTTTTGCTTACAATTCTGTTAAAATAAAAATAAGGAGGATTTGGTAAAAGAATTTGCAAACACATCGGAGACAAAGAAATTAAATAAATATGCCAGAGATAGTTGAAGTTGAATTTTTAAGAGAAGAAATATACTCCACGTTTGTAAATAGGAAAGTCGAAGAGGCTTCCCTGAACAAGGAGGATCTTTCAAATGTCACCTCCAATGAAATAAGCACCTTACTTGAAAATCAAAAATTACTTTTAACAGATCGCGTAGGAAAAGTTCTCACTTTGAGTTTTTCAAATGACATAAATCTTATCATTCACTTTTTGCTTACTGGTTTTACGCGTTTAATTGACAAAAAAGACAAGGAAAATTACCAGTTTTACATTGTTTTTGATAATAATAAAATTCTTGGAATTAGTGGAATCATGAAACCCGGCTTTATAAAGTTATATAAAACCAACAATATCTACACAATAGATGAAATAAAAAAACTCGGAGTTGATGTTTTAAGTAAAAATTTTACATTGGATAAATTTAAAATTTTACTTAGAGAAAACTGCAAAAAGTCAATTAAAGAAGTCTTAATAGACCAAGAAAAGTTGGCAGGGCTTGGAAATGCATATACAGATGAAATTCTGTTTCTTTCAAAGATTCATCCAAAAAGGAAATGTAAAGACATATCTAACGAGGAAATAGAAAACCTCTACAAAAATATCTTTACCGTTATAGAATTGGGTAAAAAATATGGAGGAGCAAGTGAGTTATCATTCGTGCATCTTAACGGGGAAAAAGGTAAATTTCACTTGCACTTTAATGTTCATAAAAGAGAAAATCAAAAATGTCCTGTCTGCGGAGACTTAATAGAGTCTATTAAAATTGGAGGTAGAACTTCTTATTTCTGTCCAAAATGTCAGAGGTGATTTAATGGAAGAATTAGACATAAAAAAGGTAGTTATTATTACAATTCTTTTAATTTTCATTGCTTTTGGAAGTGGCATTTTAGTTGGAAAGGCTATTTACAGCAAGCCACAAGAGATTCAGATTAGCACAGAGGAACAAAACACCCAAGAAGTGCTACCAAAGAAGATAAAAGTATACGTAGCAGGAGAAGTTAAAAAACCAGACGTATATGAACTTGAAGAAGGTTCAATTGTTAAAGACGCAATTTTATTAGCAGGAGGAGCAACTGAAAATGCGAATCTATTAGCAATTAACCTTGCAAAAAGGGTTAATGATGAAGATCAAATCATTGTTCCTACTAAAAGTTTAGATATTAACGATTTAACATCTGAAATAGCCATAGCTTCTTCAACTAAGTCGGCAACAGGGAAAATCAATATAAATACGGCGAGTAAAACTGAATTAATGGAACTCCCTGGCATTGGAGAAACTAAAGCTCAGGCGATTATTGATTTTAGAACAAAGAATGGACCATTTAAAAACCCTCATGATATTGTAAATGTATCCGGTATAGGCGAAAAAACTTACGAAAACATAAAAGATCTAATTACCACCTAATGCTTGCATTTTTAGTAATATGTGCAGTTGCTAATTCAAATTTGCTTGCTATTTCTTTAGTTTTAAAGAATTTATTTTTGACTGGATTGTCAATTTTAATCTTTACTTTAATACTTACCATAACTAAGAAAAAATACCTTTTGGGACTAATTTTATTTTCATTGGTTGCTTTTGTAACATCTTTCAAATATTACTCATTAGTCCTCAATCCATTAAATGAAAACTACTTAGGAAAAGACATTAAAATCATAGGAAAAGTAATTGACTATTGTGATTTAAAGGGCGATAAGTACTACTTCCACGTTCAAACGATTACACCTAATTCGAACATCTTAGCTATCTACGCAAGATCCTACCCTCCTGCATATGGCGAAATAATTCAACTCAATGGGAGGATTTTTGAATCTAAAGTAAATGCTTTTACCTTAAAAGATAGGTATATAATTTCCGTGGATAAATTTGATACTCTTAAATCCAATTTCTTTTTTAGAGAGCTTAATAACTTAAGACTTCTAATTATCAAAAGAACAAGGATTCTATTAAAAAGTGAGGCAGGTGAACTATTACTTTCATCACTAATTGGAGTAAATGCTCTTGAAAATGAAACTAAAACTTTTTTCAACTATACTGGCACAGCGCATATTTTCGCAATATCAGGACTACATATTGGAACCCTTTTTACGTTCTTTGTGCTTTTATTCAAAAAATTTTCAAAATACAGTCAAATACTTTCGCTTTTTCTTGTCTCTCTTTTTGTTATTTTTATTGGCATAAAATTCTCTGCAATTAGGTCTTTTGTTATGCTATCTGTAGTTGTTCTGTCTTACTATCTTGGTAGAGGTAAAACACTTTTAAATTCTCTTTTCGTATCCATAGCCTTAATTTTTGCTATTTTTCCTGATAGTTTACTTTCAATTTCCTTTTATTTATCATGCACAGCAATGTTAGCAATTTCATTAAGTGAAAAACTATTCACGAAGAGTAACCTTATTAATAGTTTCACAACATCCTTCTTTGTAAACATTTTTGAAATACCAATTATTGCATATTTTTTTAATGTGGTTTCGATAACATCTTTCGTAGTAAATCTTGTTGTCATTCCATACATTGCTTTTATACTTCCTATAGGATTGTTTTTTGTTATAATAAGTTTATTCTCAAAAAAACTCGGAGTTATACTCTCGTATGTTGTAAACTTTCTCTATTCAATTCTTATTAAACTTGTAGAGATAGTTTCAAAAATACCACATGGTTTTGCACGTTTAAAAATTAATACTTTTGCATTCATATTATTAATCATCTTAGTTCTAGCTATTTATTTTTCTGTATCTAATAGAAAACGTTTACTCACAGCAGCAATAGGTATAGCCTACTTATTTGTGCTATTTTCAGGTAATTTTTTAACAGGCGTTTACTCTTGTAATGTTAGAAATGTTGGCGCTATCTATGTTCGTAATAATAAGGCTAATTTACTTTTTATAGTCAAACCCACGCCTTACAATATAGAATACTACGATTTCTCAAATTTTTTCAGCAAAAACGCAATTTCATATGTTGATAAGTTGTTTATTATATACCCTCTTGACATTAAAAGTGGAGCAGATTTAGTTAATTCAATTAAAAGAAACAATATTAAAATAGAAAAAATATTTGCAACTAAAGACATTGACAAAGAATATTTAGCAATAAATTTTCCAAATTATACAATAATAAACTCCCTTGAATACAAAATTCAAGAGTTTGAAATTGTCTACAAAAATAACTCCTTTGAAATAAAATTTGCAAATATCGTCAATGACTAAAGATTTTGTTTAATGCATCATTAATTGCATTTACAACAAGTAAAATGCAGTTCACTTTATCTTGTGGAATTTGAAAGAAATGCTCAAAATAGCCGATGTTGAAATTTCTAAAGTCTTTTACATCCTTTCCGATTGCTGATTCGGAGAATATAGAAGCACACGCTATTGCATAAGGACAACCATCAACTTGGTATTTAATATCAGAGATTTGACCATCTTGAACTTTAAAATAGAAGATTACATAAGCTCCTTCCTCAGTTTGTGCTCTCCCAATTGAAGTAGGTTCTTTAATTCTCCCTACGTTTTTTGGTTTCATAAAATGTTCTATAACAATTTTTGGATACATTTTTGCCTCTTTTAAATTATATCAAAAATCATACTAAAAATTAAAAATGCATTATAATTCAAACATGGAGGTGAAAAGTGTTACTTTTAAAGAATGCTAAAATTTTTACCATTTCAAATGGAACTTTAGAAAGAGGCAATATCTTAATTGAAGGTAAAAGAATTAAAGATGTTAGTGCTGAACCCATCCAAGTTGACGAAAACGTTAAGGTAATTGACCTTAATGGTAAAATGGTTTTTCCGTCATTTATCGACGCTCACACACACCTTGGCACTTTTTCTTTGGAAGGAACTGAAATGGATGAAGATGGAAATGAAATGACTAACTCTGCTACTCCTGGCTTAAGAGCTATTGATTCTATAAATCCTTTTGATCCTGCCTTTAAAGAAGCATTTGAATCTGGATTTATGATTGTTTTTACAGGAAGTGGTTCTGGAAACGTTATAGGTGGATTAAGTGTTATTATGAAAACATACGGAAATTTGGTTGACAAAATGATCATTAGGAATCCAGCAGGTTTAAAATGCGCCTTCGGAGAAAACCCCAAAAGAGTTTATACTTCAAAAAATCAAATTCCTACTACGAGAATGGGCACAGCAAAAGTTTTCAGAGAAACTCTCTTTAAAGCTAAAAATTATTACGAAAAGAAAAAAAGCGGTGAAAAGGTTGATTTTGATTTAGATATGGAAAGTCTTTACCTTGTTTTTGATCATCAAATTCCTTTAAGAATCCACGCCCATAGAGCAGATGACATTGTGACAGCTATAAGAATTGCTAAGCACGAGTTTGGTCTTGATGTTGTAATTGAACATGGAACAGACTCAGCAAGAATAAAAGATTTTCTTGCTAGGGAAAATGTGCCTGTTATAGTTGGTCCTATTTTGGATGTTTCTCCTAAAGTTGAAACTAAATCAAATTCATTTAAAAACCCTAAAGAATTAGTAGAAGCAGGAGTAAGAGTTGCACTAATGACTGACCACCCCGTTGTTTCAATTGGATACGCAAGAATCCAAGCTGGTTTAGTTGCATACGAGGGAAACCTTGGTTTTGATGAGACATTGAAACTCATTACAATAAACCCAGCAAAAATACTAAATATTGAAGAGGATTACGGAAGTATTGAGAAAGGAAAAATCGCTAATTTAATAATTTTCAACGAAAACCCCTTCTCTGTTCTTAGTAAAGCAGACACGATTATCTTTGAGGGGGATGTTGTTTTTGAAGGAGGAAAACATGTATAAGATCCATGCAAAAAAGTTATTTACAGGTGAAAATATCATTGAAGATGCAACTATCCTTTTTGATGAAGAAAAAATCGTTCATATTGGTGATGATATAAACGAACCTGTAAAAGAAACTTACAATACGTATTTTTTAATGCCTCCCCTTATCGATCTTGGTTCAGGTATTGGATTAAAAGAAGAATCACTTGGCAGAATTGAAGGTGATGACTTAAACGAGGCAACTTCGCCAGTATACCCTGAACTTTTAGCATTAGATGGAATAAACCCCTATGATGAAGCCTTTGATAAGGCAATATCAGGCGGAACTTTAATTAGTTTAGTTTTACCTGGAAATTCTAACCCAATTGGAGGCAGAGGAGCTCTTATTTATAACTATGGCAAACAAGTACTCGATATGACTATGAAGTCTCCGTTTGGAATTAAGTTTTCGATAAATACTGAACCGAAATCAACCTATGCCCCTAAAAATAAAACACCTTCAACTAGGATGGGTATTGCATATCTTATAAGAAACACCTTATATAAAGCAAAAGAATATCTAAAGGAACACAAGGAGCAAAACTTAACTTATGAATCTCTTTTAGATCTTTTGAATAGAAAAGATACAGCTTTCTTCGCAAGCTTTAGAGCTGATGATATTGCAACCTCAATAAGAATAAGTGAGGAGTTTAATTTAAAAAGTGTTATCCTATATGGAGTTCAGGCAAACTTAGTAAAAGAACTTTTAAAAGAAAAGGATATACCAGTCGTATATGGTCCCCTTATGTTCCCACGTTGGTCAATAGAACTAAAAGGATTATCTTCAACTGTCCCCATAGAACTTGTTAAGGAAGGTATTTTGGTTGCTTTGACTTCTGGTCATCCACTATTCCCAGCAAAATATCTTAGACTGAATGTAGGATTATTCATAAAGGAAGGCCTAAATGTTGCTGAAGCACTCCAAGCGGTAACTCTAAATCCTGCAAAAATCATTGGAGAAGAAAATTTAGGTAAAATACAAGTTAACGGAGTTCCAAATTTAGTTGCTTATGATAATGAACCTTATGATACAGTAGCAAAAACTAATTTCGTATTTCTAAAAGGTAAAAGAATCCAATAATTAAATAGCCTCCCTTAGGTATGTAACTAATTGCCTAGGGAGGCTGTAGATTATCTTTGGTTATTAATCCTTTATCTTCCTTTCAATATAACTTTTGTAATCCTTTGTTATTGGTTTATAGTTCGAGTTAAAAAGTGGAGAAGAAATTAAAAAGTCAGCTGTAGCTCTATTGGTTGCTGTGGGCAAATTATAAAGAGTAGCAATTCTTAAGAGAGCTTTAACATCGACATCATGAGGTTGTGGCTCCATTGGATCCCAGAAGAAAATTAGGTAATCAACTTTACCTTCCACAATTAATGCCGATAGCTGTACGTCACCGCCAAGAGGCCCTGATTTAAGTTTTATTATATTAGGGCTAACTCCCTTCTTTTTCAACGCCTCTTCAACAAGCCGTCCTGTTGTACCTGTGCAAACAAGCTCACAAGTAGAGATTGTTCCCCAATTAAATTCAACCCACTCAATAAGATCTTTCTTTTCGCTATCGTGTGCAACAAGAGCAATCCTTTTCTTTTTAAAACTTGCATTTCTTTCATTATTCATGTTTTCAATATTGTGAACACTTTTTTCTCAATCAAATTCTATTAAAACACTAACAAAAATTACAAAAGTAGGAAACATCTAATATGGCTTAAAATTCAAAACAGTTAAAACATGTAATTTAACACCCGTTGTTAATATATCTTCATCAATATCAAACTTAGGAGAATGATTTGGATAAGATATACCTTTTTCCTTATTCAAGGCACCTAACCAGTAAAAGGCACCCTTTGTTTTTTCAAGGAAATAAGACATATCTTCACCACCCATTGAGATTGGAGCTTCACTCAAATTTTCTTCACCAACAACTTCCCTTGCGATACTCCTTATATACTCCGTTGCCTTTTCATTGTTTATAGAAGGTGGATACCCA
This genomic window from Caldisericaceae bacterium contains:
- a CDS encoding YbaB/EbfC family nucleoid-associated protein, translated to MRNLNDLLRQAQDLQKKLEKINEELEQIEIEGSAQNIVKAVVNGKLEIISITFTSDIKEIDSETLADLITVAVKDAQNKAKVVAQEKFATLGAFSGFLPNFPNGIN
- the eno gene encoding phosphopyruvate hydratase, whose amino-acid sequence is MSEIISLKAREILDSRGNPTLETEVYLESGVMGVAQVPSGKSTGKFEALELRDGDKTRFNGKGVLNAAKNVNEVIAEEIVGLDALDQYLIDTTMIELDGTPNKSRLGANAILSVSLAVARAQANELGIPLFQYIGGINAQVLPVPQFNIINGGEHADSGLDIQEFLILPVGFSSVKEAIRAGAEVYRTLEAILKKFGFSVSVGDEGGFAPKVKNTEEALDLIVSAITSAGYVAGKDILLGIDTASSTFYKDGYYHFEGKELKSSEMVDFYENLIKKFPIISIEDGLAEEDWDGWIELNKRLGSKIQLTGDDLYVTNKERLLKGIELKASNSILIKLNQIGTLTETLEVMRLANSNGFNATVSHRSGETVDTFISHLAVALNVGQIKSGAPTRIERIEKYNELIRIEELLGNAARFAGIKPFEKLLKL
- a CDS encoding amidohydrolase family protein, with the protein product MYKIHAKKLFTGENIIEDATILFDEEKIVHIGDDINEPVKETYNTYFLMPPLIDLGSGIGLKEESLGRIEGDDLNEATSPVYPELLALDGINPYDEAFDKAISGGTLISLVLPGNSNPIGGRGALIYNYGKQVLDMTMKSPFGIKFSINTEPKSTYAPKNKTPSTRMGIAYLIRNTLYKAKEYLKEHKEQNLTYESLLDLLNRKDTAFFASFRADDIATSIRISEEFNLKSVILYGVQANLVKELLKEKDIPVVYGPLMFPRWSIELKGLSSTVPIELVKEGILVALTSGHPLFPAKYLRLNVGLFIKEGLNVAEALQAVTLNPAKIIGEENLGKIQVNGVPNLVAYDNEPYDTVAKTNFVFLKGKRIQ
- a CDS encoding methylglyoxal synthase, translated to MNNERNASFKKKRIALVAHDSEKKDLIEWVEFNWGTISTCELVCTGTTGRLVEEALKKKGVSPNIIKLKSGPLGGDVQLSALIVEGKVDYLIFFWDPMEPQPHDVDVKALLRIATLYNLPTATNRATADFLISSPLFNSNYKPITKDYKSYIERKIKD
- the recR gene encoding recombination mediator RecR, whose translation is MELTEKLKNLIEEIGKLPSIGPKTAERIALYIISIDEKQIKQLIDTIEISRSNLHLCPVCFNLTDKDICEICSNPSRDHSTVCVVEEITDLLAIEKTNAFKGVYHVLHGSLDPVNHKNPEDLYIKELFERIRSSDLKEVILATNPDFAGEITATFLAKSIRNFNPKLKISRIAVGLPKEAEIGLADSITLSTAIKERKEYKHEGG
- a CDS encoding ComEA family DNA-binding protein; translation: MEELDIKKVVIITILLIFIAFGSGILVGKAIYSKPQEIQISTEEQNTQEVLPKKIKVYVAGEVKKPDVYELEEGSIVKDAILLAGGATENANLLAINLAKRVNDEDQIIVPTKSLDINDLTSEIAIASSTKSATGKININTASKTELMELPGIGETKAQAIIDFRTKNGPFKNPHDIVNVSGIGEKTYENIKDLITT
- a CDS encoding competence protein ComEC family protein, translated to MLAFLVICAVANSNLLAISLVLKNLFLTGLSILIFTLILTITKKKYLLGLILFSLVAFVTSFKYYSLVLNPLNENYLGKDIKIIGKVIDYCDLKGDKYYFHVQTITPNSNILAIYARSYPPAYGEIIQLNGRIFESKVNAFTLKDRYIISVDKFDTLKSNFFFRELNNLRLLIIKRTRILLKSEAGELLLSSLIGVNALENETKTFFNYTGTAHIFAISGLHIGTLFTFFVLLFKKFSKYSQILSLFLVSLFVIFIGIKFSAIRSFVMLSVVVLSYYLGRGKTLLNSLFVSIALIFAIFPDSLLSISFYLSCTAMLAISLSEKLFTKSNLINSFTTSFFVNIFEIPIIAYFFNVVSITSFVVNLVVIPYIAFILPIGLFFVIISLFSKKLGVILSYVVNFLYSILIKLVEIVSKIPHGFARLKINTFAFILLIILVLAIYFSVSNRKRLLTAAIGIAYLFVLFSGNFLTGVYSCNVRNVGAIYVRNNKANLLFIVKPTPYNIEYYDFSNFFSKNAISYVDKLFIIYPLDIKSGADLVNSIKRNNIKIEKIFATKDIDKEYLAINFPNYTIINSLEYKIQEFEIVYKNNSFEIKFANIVND
- a CDS encoding amidohydrolase; translation: MLLLKNAKIFTISNGTLERGNILIEGKRIKDVSAEPIQVDENVKVIDLNGKMVFPSFIDAHTHLGTFSLEGTEMDEDGNEMTNSATPGLRAIDSINPFDPAFKEAFESGFMIVFTGSGSGNVIGGLSVIMKTYGNLVDKMIIRNPAGLKCAFGENPKRVYTSKNQIPTTRMGTAKVFRETLFKAKNYYEKKKSGEKVDFDLDMESLYLVFDHQIPLRIHAHRADDIVTAIRIAKHEFGLDVVIEHGTDSARIKDFLARENVPVIVGPILDVSPKVETKSNSFKNPKELVEAGVRVALMTDHPVVSIGYARIQAGLVAYEGNLGFDETLKLITINPAKILNIEEDYGSIEKGKIANLIIFNENPFSVLSKADTIIFEGDVVFEGGKHV
- a CDS encoding iron-sulfur cluster assembly scaffold protein, with the translated sequence MYPKIVIEHFMKPKNVGRIKEPTSIGRAQTEEGAYVIFYFKVQDGQISDIKYQVDGCPYAIACASIFSESAIGKDVKDFRNFNIGYFEHFFQIPQDKVNCILLVVNAINDALNKIFSH
- the dnaX gene encoding DNA polymerase III subunit gamma/tau, whose translation is MEYISLYRKYRPQSFEEVIWQTSIVKILREELKQKKISHAYIFAGPKGTGKTTLARIFAKGLNCVNGPTDTPCLRCVNCQSIANGTSLDVIEIDAASNRGIDEIRDLKEKVQYVPVSSRYKVYIIDEAHMLTTQAFNALLKTIEEPPKNVVFILATTEPDKIPQTVTSRCEIFYFKPIPVNKIAEKIKEVVQLEGGTVNDQAASLLARLSYGSLRNALSLVEQVITVSKEITEEIVRNFLDVPDDQLVLEFLEAILKGDRKAVFEKIKKNEENGINPKFFLNSLIDFIDDLISLKIGDYESLKEKRDENTFLKMKEVLKSTSLKKLINISKTILDTFNQIKFIQNSNFVILINILDFIGELPQDDELKNEPIQTKGISEETINLVSQDFEEPKKEVDINRFKAVWQLIVSEVKKKEVAISVILTKLEPVSFKEGVLEILLDKPFYFELLNKKENKDLVEEAIKKVTLVDVKVVYIKPEEERKLTKEERIKELENKKEIKEILELFEGTITDVREEKNEKPK